One genomic region from Amaranthus tricolor cultivar Red isolate AtriRed21 chromosome 12, ASM2621246v1, whole genome shotgun sequence encodes:
- the LOC130797313 gene encoding uncharacterized protein LOC130797313: protein MPLGLILGLGRAMRRKRTSSLDILSSKRAPRNYYKGKNCKPTGFHTRKGGYVVVQEKLPNYVVPDLTNFKLKPYVAQCPLNPSTTENTSK, encoded by the exons atgccGCTTGGACTAATACTTGGGCTTGGAAGGGCAATGCGAAGGAAGCGTACATCATCATTGGATATCCTTTCTTCAAAGAGAGCCCCTAGAAATTACTACAAAGGAAAAAATTGTAAACCCACTGGATTTCATACTCGCAAAG GTGGCTATGTTGTGGTGCAAGAAAAGCTCCCTAATTATGTTGTTCCTGATCTCACCAATTTTAAG CTTAAGCCTTATGTTGCTCAGTGCCCACTGAATCCGTCAACAACTGAGAATACATCAAAATAG
- the LOC130828560 gene encoding uncharacterized protein LOC130828560 produces MANSKETIPANEKVFLGGDFNGHIGKEATNYNSIHGGFGYGVRNESDESLLELVLAKELVIANSIFRKKDEHLITYKSGKLATQIDYFLVRRDDRSSCLDCKVVLGTEMPTQHRVLVLVFRMRRKIAEKKLKGREMIMWGRLKGDKVATLSSKIKMSGYLSISNDANQMWETMAETIRKIKDKNRRFKELMACTEEEDRKQNRERYKEAKREAKKAVAEAKSRAFEAFYQKLDTKEGEKYIFKLAKARSRQRKDLGTVKGLAKESRPTTGIRRTWVYGSFSDITTAELREALKKIGGFKAVGLGNIPIEVWRGLGEEGIHWLTELFNAILRSSKMPEEWRVSTIIPLFKNKGDAQECGNYRGIKLLNYTMKLWERVIEKRLRRETVIRESQFGFMLGRSTIEAIHLFRRLMEKYRERKKDLHLVFIDLEKAYDSIPQSIIWDSLKNSGISQKYITVIQDMYNRVSTNIQTPVGMTESFPKFKWVYIRDQH; encoded by the exons ATGGCAAATTCAAAAG AGACCATCCCAGCCAACGAAAAAGTTTTTTTAGGTGGCGACTTCAATGGACACATAGGAAAGGAGGCAACAAACTATAACTCAATTCATGGCGGTTTTGGATATGGTGTAAGGAATGAGAGTGATGAGTCCCTACTTGAGTTGGTGCTAGCAAAGGAATTGGTTATAGCTAACTCAATATTTAGAAAGAAGGATGAACACTTGATAACGTACAAGAGTGGTAAGCTTGCAACCCAAATTGACTACTTTTTAGTACGGAGAGACGATCGAAGCTCGTGCCTAGACTGTAAGGTTGTGCTTGGCACAGAAATGCCCACCCAACATAGGGTATTAGTACTAGTTTTTCGTATGAGGAGAAAGATTGCCGAGAAAAAGTTAAAGGGCAGGGAAATGATCATGTGGGGTAGACTTAAAGGGGATAAGGTCGCAACCTTGTCAAGCAAGATCAAGATGTCAGGTTATCTAAGTATATCAAACGATGCGAATCAAATGTGGGAGACTATGGCGGAAACCATTCGTAAG ATAAAGGACAAAAACAGGAGATTCAAGGAGCTTATGGCTTGTACAGAGGAGGAAGATAGGAAACAAAATAGAGAGAGGTATAAGGAAGCAAAACGGGAGGCAAAGAAAGCAGTAGCAGAGGCAAAGAGTCGTGCGTTTGAAGCCTTTTATCAaaagcttgataccaaagagggggagaaatatatttttaagttggctAAAGCCAGATCTAGGCAGAGGAAAGACCTAGGAACAGTGAA GGGTCTAGCAAAGGAAAGTCGACCAACGACGGGCATCCGAAGAACATGGGTTTACGGGTCATTTAGTGATATAACCACGGCGGAACTaagagaagctctcaaaaagataGGGGGATTTAAGGCAGTTGGACTTGGTAATATtccgattgaggtgtggaggggtttaggagaagagggcattcATTGGCTTACTGAACTCTTTAATGCCATCTTGAGATCTAGTAAGATGCCGGAAGAATGGAGGGTTAGCACAATTATCCCACTGTTTAAGAACAAGGGCGATGCACAAGAATGCGGGAATTACAGGGGTATCAAACTTCTAAACTATACAATGAaactgtgggaaagagtgattgaGAAAAGACTTAGACGAGAGACGGTGATTAGAGAGAGCCAGTTTGGATTCATGCTGGGAAGATCAACCATAGAGGCGATCCATCTTTTTaggagactgatggaaaagTATAGGGAACGAAAGAAGGATCTGCATCTAGTGTTCATTGAcctggagaaagcgtatgatagtaTACCACAAAGCATCATTTGGGATAGTCTCAAGAATAGTGGTATTTCACAAAAGTACATTACGGTAATACAGGACATGTATAacagagtttcgactaacattcaaacaccggtgggtATGACAGAGTCTTTCCCAAAATTCAAGTGGGTCTACATCAGGGATCAACActaa
- the LOC130828561 gene encoding uncharacterized protein LOC130828561, whose product MIGHIIAIHNGREHLPIYIMDRMGRLKEEYESEKPDEITTRGQSISMSADKARRRNREIDEDVTHRIQAGWLKWRATIGVLCDIKFPSRLKEWRMEVTEFHMMRSICGCTVIYRIRNHEFREKLGVVPLSAKIHENRLRWFGQV is encoded by the exons ATGATTGGCCACATAATTGCTATCCATAATGGAAGAGAACACTTGCCTATTTACATAATGGATCGTATG GGGCGTCTAAAAGAGGAATACGAATCAGAGAAACCCGATGAGATAACTACTAGAGGTCAATCTATATCAATGTCTGCTGATAAAGCCAGAAGA AGAAACAGGGAGATCGACGAAGATGTTActcatcgtatacaagcgggttggcttaagtggaGAGCAACAATTGGGGTGCTTTGTGATATAAAGTTTCCTagtagattaaaag AATGGaggatggaagttacagaattTCATATGATGAGGTCGATATGTGGTTGCACAGTGATATATAGGATTAGAAACCACGAGTTTAGAGAGAAGTTAGGGGTTGTACCTCTCTCTGCAAAGATACATGAGAataggttgagatggtttgggcaaGTGTAG